Below is a window of Salvelinus fontinalis isolate EN_2023a chromosome 14, ASM2944872v1, whole genome shotgun sequence DNA.
AACTTACAGACCGGAGACCTAGCCCCCCTCCAGCTCCCCCCCAGCCATCCTCACGTACTTTGTGCCCCCTCGGATTTTTGGGGTAGATGACGCCCCTGCACACAGTTCAAATATTGACTCCTACTGTATATTTACTTATTGTCTACTTTACCTCCACGAACACGCCATGGCCTTTGGCAGTAAGTAAATATATAAACATTATAACGATTGCATTGAAAGACAAGTTTACACCACCAAAGATACATTTCAGTCCTTTTTAATTATCCTAACCCAAGCATTTCACAATCTGAATCTGCCCTGCAGATGGGTTTGCTTTCAGGACATTAAAGAGGCTTCAGTGATTGATGTAGAAGACAAATGGGACCCTCCAGTGATCTCTGAAATGGTGTTTATTAATCATGATCAAACTACATCAGCTACACAGCCATATTTCACCAGGGAGACCATGAGCCAGACAGAAAAAGTGACGTGATGTGTGGTTTAAATCAAAACTACCTCTACCAGGTGTTTTTCTAAGACCAAGGTTTCTATGTGTCTGAGCTTCCCAGGCAGTTCCCTTTATTTGGGGTGTGTTCATATTTGTCCCAATGGTTGGATGCCTGGTTCTAATGCCTTTGGAGTGATCCAAAATATAATATTTTATATGGGTCAAGGAAGCTGAAATATTTGGAAGAACAAAGTTAAATCACTgcctctgtttttttgtttttattgtcAGTGTCTGTTAGTGTCATCCAAGTGCAACACGGCTTTAAGACAAACCTTGTTTCAGATCCAATACGTACTATATCAATGACCTGTAAATGTCAGGCTCACAGTACCTGCATTCTGCATGATGTTCTTTTATAGACCTACACATTTAAAAGGAACCTAGGCATGCAAATACCACACggactctttctcacacacacatcagaaTAGCACACATGTTTTCACACATTCAGTACATGCATACACATGCATCCTGTTCATTCTTTCCTAGCTCCAATACAATTATTGTGTGATGGTTTGGTTTGATACAATCCCAGATTTGACGACACTGTACAACAGTCAGTGCAGTAGTAAAACATAGATTGTGGCTAGACTCCAAGGGCGACATAATAACCGAGGATGGCTGTGAGGCActgagcagtggtggaaaaagtacccaattttcatacttgagtaaaagtatagatatcttaatagaaagttactcaagtaaaagtgaaagtcacccagtaaaatactacttgagtgaaagtctaaaagtatttggttctaaatatacttaagcatcaaaagtaaaagtctaaataatttcaaattcctaaaataaagcaaaccagacgccaccattttcttgtttttaaaatgtacggatagccagcGGTACACAcgaacactcagacataatttacaaacaatgcatttgtgtttagtgagtcctccagatcagaggtagtaggattgaccatgtgttctcttgataagtgtgtttagtgagtctgccagatcagaggcagtagggatgaccatgtgttctcttgataagtgtgtttagtgagtctgccagatcagaggcagtagggatgaccatgtgttctcttgataagtgtgtgaatttgacaatttttctGTTCTGCTAAGCACTCaacatgtaacgagtacttttgagtgtcagggaaaatgtatggagtaaaaattacattattttctttaggaatgtagtgaagtaaaagtaaaagtagtcaaaaatataaatagtaaagaaatttacagatacccccaaaaaactccTTAAATAGTTCTTTAAAGTatgtttacttaagtactttacaccactggcacTGAGCCTATTCACTAATCCTTAAGTAGTAGGGTTTTACATGCAGGGAATCAGCTTACTCATATTACAAATAATCCAACAATGCTGGTCAAATGTGATAATAACTGTTCAAGTATGTGTCAATGACAATACACAGCTGGAGTTACAGTCAGTCAGAACACCAACTGTCTCCATTTCAGGGGTAAAAGGGAAAGTCGGCCCAACGGGTAAACTTGGCCAGCGGGGTGACCGGGGTCCTGGTGGGAAGAGGGGTCCTGGTGGAGAGAGCGGGAACAGGGGCCTACCGGGTCCTCCAGGGCCCCTTGGGAAGAAAGGGGACATGGGCCAGCGAGGGGAAAGGGGGATGGCAGGAGTCTGCCGGTGTGGCAGCCTGGTGCCTAAAGCAGCCTTCTCTGTGGGAATCACCAGCAGTTACCCTGCTGAGAAGGAACCTATCAAGTTCAACAAGGTCCTCTTCAATGAGGGCGGCCACTACAACCCAGAGACGGGCAAGTTCATCTGTGCCTACCCAGGCATCTACTACTTCTCCTATGACATCACACTGGCCAACAAGCATCTGGCCATCGGGCTGGTGCAGAACGGACAGTACCGCATCAAGACATTTGACGCAAACACAGGAAACCATGACGTGGCCTCCGGGTCCTTAGTAATGTTCCTGAACCCAGAAGACGAGGTGTGGCTGGAGATCTTCTTCAAGGACCAGAATGGCCTGTTTGCAGACGCAGGGTGGTCTGACAGCCTGTTCTCTGGATTCCTGATATATGCAGACACCAACTACCTGGACTCACTAGCAGAGGACTACGCATAGTGACTTATTACAATCAATAAAGAACTGAGAGGACTGAGTTTATAGCCTCCCCTTGATGCATTTACAGTATCTATTTCATCATGTTTTATTTATATTCTATAtaaatacagtgagctccaaaagtattgggacagcgacatttttgttgttgttgttgttttggctctgtattcccgcacattggatttgaaatgatacatgaggttaaagtgcagactgccaACTTTAATTTGAGGGTTTTTTCATCCATATCGAATGAACCGTTTACAAATTACAGcagtttttgtacatagtccccccatttaagcggaccaaaagtattgggacaaattcacttatatgtgtattaaagtagtaaaaagttatgTATTTGGTCcctattcatagcacgcaatgattacattaAGCTTCTGACTCaacaaatttgttggatgcatttgctgtttgttttggttgtgttctaGATTATTACGTGGCCAATAGAAAATAATGGTAAATAAtggattgtgtcattttggattcacttttattgtaaataagaatataatatgtttctaaacacttcaacATTAAAGTGGATGTTACCaggattacggataatcctgaatgaatcgtgtgtaatgatgagtgagaaatgatgaggcatacattttaaaaatgttaaCCTCCCCATTATTGTAAAGgttgtcttgggggtatgatatttgtgagtCTGTAACCTTCTCTcttatcattattcacaattcattctggatgtgtgtgtatgaccTTGTGTGTTTTGGGGTAAAGTCACGTAGGAAACCATTTTTGTTTGGTGAAAGTAAGTTTTTTGGGAGAAAAATATCTAAGTATCTAAGTGATAATAAGCTATGATTTATATGTTTCATGAATACATGTTATGATATTTACTTCAGTCCGTAATGAGTCTGCCCTGTACCTTATTTTCAAAAGTATTGAATAGTATGAGTTGAATACTATTAGAGTTTAAGGCACAAGTATTGTACTGTTTTTAAGTGTGGTGATATGATATAGATGCTCAATCGCAAAAGTGTAATGTAACACAGATGTTAAACACATTACTGAACACTGGCTGTAATAAACCACTTCATCCCCATCAGCACAATCATTACACTTCACTATCTTCATAATATCCCACATAACACTACAGGTATGGCAGATAGTCTGACTCTGCAGAGAAGTAATCAAGTCATCTACTGTATCTCTACTATCCAGAGATTACCATTGTGGTCTGGTCCAGCTGAATGAAAGCGGTGTGTCTTGGACTCTTCCCTGTGTTTTTTTGGCATGATCACTGGAATTTGAGAAGCTATTTGTGTTCTTGTTATGTTTACCATCGGAAAATAGGTATTTTCTCATTTAATAAAAATTCTGCAGGTGAGTATGGGAGTATGGAGAGGTTGGGAGCCCATAAACACGGAAACAAATCTGTACCGACAtgagaggcgtgtgtgtgtgttgtttctaaTTCAGCTGTAGCATGTCGAGCCTTTGGGGAAATACAGTTCTAAAACACATatatgagagagaagagagggagagggtcccTGTTGCATGTGTGCTTCtggagagtgttactaaactatgcAGTGTTCATCCCTTTTTGGATCTAAACTGATGGGAAGATACAATGTTGCCAAATAGTCTTGCCAGAATTTAGTTAATAATGCTACAAGACAAGAATATGTCAGATTTTATTACTGATCTGGTATTTGATTATTGGATTTAGAGGACCATTTTCTATGACACATGTAATTATTGTACATTGTAAGTGTTCATTTGAAAAGTCTAATATCATGATGTTAATCCACACAATCTTCCATTCAAATCACCAAATGAGGGGGAGTGGGGACCATGAAAGACCATGAAGATTGATCCTCTGAGCAACTGCTGTACGCATCGAGATACCATTCGACAAACGGAGGCAAACCTGTGAGACTTTACGGACACCGTAGAATGTGACGCAATCACTGTTCGATGATTGACAAATCCGTGCATCAATGAAAATCCTAGATGTCTGGGCGAGAATAGGATACAATACTAGAGTGAACCAATGTGTTTGCAAGGTTGTTCGATGAGTAGTTGATCTCGTTACTAAGCAGCAGCAATAGCAGTAAGCCTGTATGTTCTAGTTATCTAGAGGGAGAAATTAGTCACATTTTTGTTGTCCAATGGATAGTCTTTTTACCTCCAGGTTTGTACACATAGTCTTCAGTTTTTGTATATCGAATAGTTGTCTTATAATATTACCCGAGGACACCTTTGTAGTTGTTTATCAGCCCAATGGACTGTAGGCTAAATATTATATCGTTTTCACAACATTGTCTGAGCTCGATGGCTTTTACCTAGCTAAATTACATTATAGAATGTTTGTTCGCCTTTGTTCCACAGAGCGGTACATTTTGTTACACTGTTGATTATTTGTTACACGCTCTAGTAACGGTTACAATGTTTCATTTGTTGCACGCTCAAATTAAACTGTTACAATGTTTCATTTGTTGCACACTCAAATTAAACTGTTGCAATGTTTCATTGCAGAATCAATCTCGTTCGACAAGATATAATGTAGCGGTTCTCATTAGGGATACCAGTAGATTTAAAGTTTAAAACCAAGCCATTTAAAGTTGAACTTCTTCCCATCATCAATATGGCCTCCTCAAGGTAACTGTCAAATTGctttaactttttattttttagaaacatacactgctcaaaaaaattaagggaacactaaaataacacatcctagatctgaatgaatgaaatattcttattaaatacttttttctttacatagttgaatgtgctgacaaaagaatcacacaaaaattatcaatggaaatcaaatttatcaacccatggaggtctggatttggagtcacactcaaaatttaaagtcgaaaaccacactacaggctgatccaactttgatgtaatgtccttaaaacaagtcaaaatgaggctcagtggtgtctgtggcctccacgtgcctgtatgacctccctacaacgcctgggcatgctcctgatgaggtggcggatggtctcctgagggatctcctcccagacctggactaaagcatccgccaactcctggacaatctgtggtgcaacgtggcgttggtggatggagacatgatgtcccagatgtgctcaattggattcaggtctggggaacgggcgggccagtccatagcatcaatgccttcctcttgcaggaactgctgacacactccagccacatgaggtctagcattgtcttgcattaggagttgttgttgccctcctacggcctcctccacgtctcctggtgtactggcctgtctcctggtagcgcctccatgctctgcaCACTACGCTGAccgacacagcaaaccttcttgccacagcttgcattgatgtgccatcctggatgagctgcactacctgagctacttgtgtgggttgtagactccgtctcatgctaccactagagtgaaagcaccgccagcattcaaaagtgaccaaaacatcagccaggaagcataggaactgagaagtggtctgtggtcaccacctgcagaaccactcctttattgggggtgtcttgctaattgcctataatttccacctgttgtctattccatttgcacaacagcatgtgaaatttattgtcaatcagtgttgcttcctaagtggacagtttgatttcacagaagtgtgattgacttggagttacattgtgttgtttaagtgttccctttatttttttgagcagtgtatttacttAGCATTTGCATTGGGTTGCCCTGACCATAGTATTAGTTCTTGTTGAATGAATAGAAATAGACTATGCATAGCATGCCTAATTTGCTTGTTAAACTGTCCTCCATTTCAGTGATCTTCGGGAGAAATTACGAAAGAAACGACGGGCGCTACAACAGACTCTGCAGGTCAAAGACGACGTGGATACAGATACCCAGGTAGTGCATAACATACAGTCAGTCATATACAATCGCTCGGACTAGTTTGCTGCTGAGGTTTTGAGAGTATCTCCAAATGTATTGTTGTCATAGCGCTTCACTCTAGTAACAAAACTGACCCACTATGTGCCTACCATTACTCTACATTCAAttgaaatcaaatccaattttactagtcacatgcgccgaatacaacaggtatagacattacagtgaaatgcttacttacgagcacctaaccaacaatgcagtttaaacaaaatacggataagaataagaaataaaagtaacaagtaattaaagagcagcagtaaaataacaatagcgagactatatacaaggggataccggtacagagtcaatgtgtgggggcaccagttagttgaggtaatatgtacatgtaggtagagttattaaagtgactatgcatagatgataacagagagtagcagtggtgtaaaagagaggggaggggaggcaatgcaaatagtctgggtagccaattgattaggtgttcaggagtcttatggcttgggggtagaagctgtttagaagcctcttggacctagacttggtgctccgatcttgccgtgcggtagcagagagaaaaatctatgcctagggtggctggagactttgacaatttttagggccttcctctgacaccgcttggtatagaggtcctggatggcaggaagcttggccccagtgatgtactgggccactcgcactaccctctgtagtgccttgcggtcgtaggccaagcagttgccataccaggcagtgacgcaaccagtcaggatgctctcgatggtgcagctgtagaaccttttgaggatctgaggacccatgccaaatcttttcagtctcccgagggggaataggttttgtcgtgccctcttcattactgtcttggtgtgctaggactatgttagtttgttgatgatgtggacaccaaggaacatgaaactctcaacctgctccgctACAGCCCTGTAGATGaaaatgggggtgtgctcagtcctctctttcctgtagtccacaatcatctcctttgtcttggttacgttgagggagaggttgttttcctggcatcatacggccaggtctctgac
It encodes the following:
- the LOC129869659 gene encoding complement C1q tumor necrosis factor-related protein 7-like, which codes for MWRLVGMAFLCQCVIGQLLEAKVRGAPPRLICSVPGLPGTPGKPGPNGPPGANGNVGIPGRDGRDGRRGEKGEKGGAGVKGKVGPTGKLGQRGDRGPGGKRGPGGESGNRGLPGPPGPLGKKGDMGQRGERGMAGVCRCGSLVPKAAFSVGITSSYPAEKEPIKFNKVLFNEGGHYNPETGKFICAYPGIYYFSYDITLANKHLAIGLVQNGQYRIKTFDANTGNHDVASGSLVMFLNPEDEVWLEIFFKDQNGLFADAGWSDSLFSGFLIYADTNYLDSLAEDYA